The Bombus terrestris chromosome 4, iyBomTerr1.2, whole genome shotgun sequence genome has a window encoding:
- the LOC100647948 gene encoding microtubule-actin cross-linking factor 1 isoform X15, translating into MSTQAYYKERLGFDPADTVAEHHREQRSQHGYEESLSKFKDERDAIQKKTFTKWVNKHLKKTYTCLHVCVLVNNQPCCSPTASRHVGDLFEDLRDGHNLISLLEVLSGEHLPRERGRMRFHMLQNVQMALDFLRYKKIKLVNIRAEDIVDGNPKLTLGLIWTIILHFQSWRRKISDIVVGQESNVTAREALLRWARRSTARYPGVRVTDFTGSWRDGLAFSALIHRNRPDLVDWKGARASQPRERLDRVFYVAEREYGVTRLLDPEDVDTPEPDEKSLITYISSLYDVFPEPPTIHPLYDAEDQRRSEEYRELASSLHMWIREKMCLMQERVFPPTLIEMKNLAAGSTKFKNEEVPPRYRDKQRLSYIFRDLQKYFEAVGEVDIEPHLRIEVIEENWNRLMMLHQEREQAIIDEIKRLERLQRLAEKVHREMKATDNRLEELERRVEDEARRLDRLHPLEAKHAVDLLEQDIRNTEVQIQNIFPDVHTLTEGRYSQAAELRKRVQKLHQRWVALRSLLHKRLVQPLSAVSFPVEERVVTKHRTTVHETRLVDTNPHFRALHDCIDWCKAKIKQLQDADYGSDLPSVQNELEVHQREHKNIEQFHPKVERCVQAKSHFHAEELTLYSQHLTVLQKLHTELLAASNKRLSDLDTLHDFIQSATNELVWLSSKEETEVTRDWSDKNLNVQSIEQYYERTFGSGIESLMSDLEKREIQFSAVQDRGEALVLQHHPAAKTIEAYMSAMQSQWTWLLQLTLCLEVHLKHAAQSQQFFRDVQQAEQWISKRDESLNTIYSQSEFSLDEGERLLKGMQELREELNSYGDHVQKLVDQAKDVVPMKQRRQPVARPMQVTCVCSYKQVNMSIEKGEQCTLYDNSGRIKWRVKNQEGVESPVPGVCFALQPPDKDALDAAERLRRQYDRSVGLWQRKQLRLRQNMIFATIKVVKGWDLPQFLAMGQDQRTAIRKALNEDADKLLSEGDPADPQLRRLKRETAEVNKLFDELEKRARAEEESKNAGRIFNEQISAIQEALDEAERVLNTRIAAPLPRDIDSLEHLVLQHKDFEQTLKRQTSDLDKVQQTFRGITLKTPAMRNKLDAVTTKWTNIWNSSNLYIERLKCVEIVLSSLEENTTSVSELEVKLASFDELPPDLKGLQNVLEDLMVLQNAISQQQTAMDKLNEDTQNARHVVEKSRPSHRGSHSDMDRLDDEVNKLNSRWTNLCAQLVERVRSAEAAYGLAQQLEHAYRNEVDFIDESYEKLEVENAKNLLNKVVERAPAIEAVNVTGSRLIREGKIYGQRLRAFTEQLEDICPSLDASVKKPRREFVSTVDDVARDLDTLNKRYTTLVDLLQERVTQLAAQQTEETSQQFQEALEGLQKWLTDTEEMVSNQKSPSSDYNVVKAQLQEQKFLKKMLMDQQNSMSSSYNMGQEVAAEAEPKEQKKIEKQLKDLMARFDNLTESAAKRMEALEQAMGVAKQFQDKLIPLQTWLDKTEKRVRDMELVPTDEEKIQQRVTEHDGLHEDILSKKPEFSELTEVASQLMSLVGEDEAAALADKLQDAADRYAALVERSESLGNLLQRSRQGLRHLVLSYQELQAWMEGMEIRLSKYRVLAVHTEKLLQQMEDLADLTEEVSTRQTEVDSTTDTGLELMKHISSDEALQLKDKLDSLQRRFNDLVSRGSDLLKHAQESLPLVQQFHDNHNRLMDWMQAAESALQSAEPREDEIIRLEMEISEYRPVLDKINAVGPQLSQLSPGEGAATIEALVIRDNRRFAAIAEQIQRKAERLQLSKQRSLEVIGDIDDLLEWFHEVDNQLREAEPPSSEPEIIRVQLKEHKALNDDISSQKGRVRDVISTAKKVIRENGQYEDKSTIRENMEDLRETMEIVSGLSMDRLGALEQALPLAEHLRDTHIDLVSWLEEAEQQVAMLPMPALRPDLIAAQQDKNEFLVQSINEHKPLVEKLNKTGEALLKLCNEEEGIKIQDILEADTTRYAALRAELRGRQQTLEQALQESSQFSDKLEGMLRALSSTADQVNGAEPISAHPGRLRDQMEENSALVDELAQRSEAYAAVRRAADDVISKAGNRADPAVKDIKRKLDKLNKLWSDVQKSTTDRGQTLDEALAIAEKFWSELNGVMSTLRELQDALAGQAPPAAQPAAIQQQQVALQEIRHEIDQTKPDVEQVRASGHELMGLCGEPDKPDVRKHIEDLDQAWDNVTALYARREENLIDAMEKAMEFHETLQNLLEFLQEAEDKFSSMGLLGSDIDEVKKQIKQLANFKAEVDPHMVKVEALNRSLIRQAAELTERTSSEQAAAIKEPLGAVNRRWDGLLRGLVERQRLLENALLRLGQFQHALDELLVWIEKTDDTLDNLKAVAGDPQVIEVELAKLKVLVNDIQAHQTSVDTLNDAGRQLIEDGKGTAEASTTAEKLGTLNRRWRDLLQRAADRQRELEDALREAQTFTAEIQDLLSWLGDVDNTIVASKPVGGLPETASEQLERFMEVYNELEQNRLKVESVLQQGQAYLKRADSTSAGGLNHNLRTLKQRWDNVTARASDKKIKLEIALKEATEFHDALQSFVDWLTNAEKILTNLKPVSRVMETILGQIEEHKAFQKDVGVHRETMLNLDKKGTHLKYFSQKQDVILIKNLLISVQHRWERVVSKSAERTRALDHGYKEAREFHDAWSNIMNWLDETEKTLDEVAGDGALGGNDPEKIKARLNKHRELQKALSAKQGTYDATMKNGKSLKDKAPKSDEFALKELLNELKNKWTTVCGKCVDRQRKLEEALLFSGQFKDAIQALLEWLSKSEKQLADTGPLYGDLDTVMNLVEQHKTFEKDLESRVSQMESVIKTGRELLAKATPDDASAIGSQLAEINNLWDTVTKLSSDKTERLQEALREAERLHKAVHVLLEWLSDAEMKLRFAGQLPEDEQESRNQLMEHEKFLRELSTKEIEKDQTLELAHVILAKAHPDGALVIKHWITIIQSRWEEVSTWAQQRNQRLENHMRGLQDLDNLLEELLSWLEGLENTLNALEAEPLPDDKATLEMLIVDHREFMENTSRRQNEVDRVCKARQIKSAKDTMKITKAKSPAPTRASPGRERTPDLLPHIGPRFPPKGSKGAEPEFRSPRVKLLWDRWRHVWMLAWERQRRLQDKYNYIQELDRVANFSWEDWRKRFLKFMNHKKSRLTDLFRKMDKNNDGLIPREDFIQGIMNTKFETSRLEMGAVADLFDRHGEGLIDWKEFIAALRPDWEERRTYNDTDKIHDEVKRLVMLCTCRQKFRVFQVGEGKYRFGDSQKLRLVRILRSTVMVRVGGGWVALDEFLLKNDPCRVFLMPIPDPNKPEQHEGWCPLAKGRTNIELREQFILADGVSQTMTAFRSKPSPTSTLQRTPISSANAGPITKVRERSARSVPMGQSRASRSSLSAGTPDSLSDNESSFKLGSARKTSTPYRSSMTPGGSRPSSRPTSRPTSRPTSRPGSRPASRQGSKPPSRYGSTQSLDSTDDSTNVSRIPRRTAVSTTGNTPTSSRHNSVSGKRLSVNGSSSRPRTPTGLVSPASGVPARFGTIHRASSIPTLTGVGTPISRSRIPVYVGTDIKSPQSTTSNISTHSTQSNYSTVSTDSTGSSSMCTNSATNTSSAVKRARTRTPSSGSSTPLPPSLKLSRKPSGASDTSVSTTPATKRKGKPTPIDQRAPFRL; encoded by the exons CATGTGGATCCGCGAAAAAATGTGCCTGATGCAGGAACGTGTCTTCCCGCCGACCttgatagaaatgaaaaatttggcaGCCGGCAGTACGAAATTCAAGAATGAGGAAGTACCGCCCAGATACAGAGACAAACAACGACTTTCTTACATCTTCAGGGATTTGCAAAAGTACTTCGAAGCGGTCGGTGAGGTGGACATCGAACCTCACTTACGTATCGAGGTTATTGAAGAAAATTGGAATAGATTGATGATGCTGCATCAGGAAAGAGAACAGGCGATAATCGACGAAATTAAACG ACTCGAACGACTGCAACGATTAGCAGAGAAAGTGCACAGAGAGATGAAGGCGACCGACAATCGATTGGAGGAACTCGAGAGACGAGTGGAGGACGAAGCCAGGCGTCTCGATCGACTTCATCCTCTGGAAGCGAAACATGCGGTGGATCTTTTGGAACAGGATATTCGTAACACCGAGGTCCAGAtccaaaatatttttccagacgTGCATACACTTACCGAGGGGCGATACAGTCAGGCGGCCGAACTTCGCAAAAG AGTTCAGAAGCTACATCAACGGTGGGTCGCCCTGCGATCTCTTCTTCATAAACGTTTGGTACAGCCGCTGTCGGCCGTATCTTTCCCGGTAGAAGAACGCGTCGTTACGAAACACCGTACTACCGTCCATGAAACCCGATTGGTCGACACCAATCCACATTTCCGTGCGTTACACGACTGCATCGACTGGTGTAAGGCGAAGATCAAACAGCTCCAGGATGCAGACTATGGCTCCGATTTACCTAGCGTGCAGAACGAACTGGAGGTTCACCAAAGAGAACACAAGAATATCGAGCAGTTTCATCCTAAAGTGGAGAGATGTGTGCAGGCTAAGAGCCACTTTCACGCCGAGGAATTGACATTGTACAGCCAACATCTGACTGTTCTTCAAAAACTTCACACTGAATTATTGGCGGCCTCGAATAAGAGACTTTCCGATTTGGACACTCTACATGACTTTATACAATCGGCGACTAATGAACTGGTTTGGCTGAGTTCTAAGGAGGAGACGGAGGTGACACGCGATTGGAGTGACAAGAATTTGAACGTGCAAAGTATCGAGCAGTATTACGAG CGTACGTTTGGATCTGGTATAGAG TCCCTTATGAGCGACCTAGAGAAGCGGGAGATTCAATTCTCCGCGGTGCAAGATCGAGGCGAAGCTCTGGTCCTTCAACATCATCCCGCCGCGAAAACAATCGAAGCTTACATGTCCGCCATGCAGAGTCAATGGACCTGGCTTCTTCAATTAACTCTTTGTCTAGAAGTTCATCTGAAACACGCAGCACAGAGTCAACAATTTTTCCGGGATGTTCAACAGGCTGAACAGTGGATCTCGAAGAGAGATGAGTCGCTCAACACCATTTATTCCCAATCAGAATTCTCCTTGGACGAGGGTGAACGTTTATTGAAGGGTATGCAAGAGCTGCGCGAAGAATTGAATAGTTACGGCGATCATGTGCAGAAACTGGTTGATCAAGCGAAGGACGTGGTTCCTATGAAGCAACGTCGACAGCCTGTGGCACGGCCTATGCAAGTTACGTGCGTCTGCAGTTACAAACAAGTCAAT ATGTCGATTGAGAAGGGCGAACAGTGTACGTTATACGACAACTCTGGTAGGATAAAATGGCGCGTAAAGAATCAAGAAGGCGTCGAGTCCCCTGTTCCAGGCGTCTGCTTTGCTCTTCAGCCACCTGATAAGGATGCTCTCGATGCTGCGGAAAGATTGCGACGACAATATGATCGAAGTGTTGGATTATGGCAACGGAAACAGCTTCGATTACGACAAAACATGATTTTCGCGACCATCAAAGTGGTCAAAGGCTGGGATCTACCGCAGTTCTTGGCTATGGGTCAGGATCAGAGAACTGCTATCAGAAAAGCCTTGAACGAGGATGCTGATAAACTGCTGTCCGAGGGCGATCCTGCTGATCCACAATTGAGGCGACTGAAGCGAGAAACGGCCGAAGTGAACAAATTGTTCGATGAACTGGAGAAACGTGCCAGAGCGGAGGAAGAGTCAAAGAACGCGGGACGTATTTTCAATGAACAGATATCTGCCATTCAAGAAGCATTAGACGAAGCAGAGAGAGTTTTGAATACTCGCATAGCTGCGCCATTACCAAGAGACATTGACAGCTTAGAACATCTGGTTCTGCAACACAAAGATTTTGAGCAAACTCTCAAACGTCAAACATCAGATCTAGATAAAGTTCAGCAAACTTTCCGTGGTATTACTTTGAAGACTCCAGCCATGAGAAACAAGCTCGACGCTGTTACCACCAAATGGACAAATATTTGGAACTCGAGCAATCTGTACATCGAGCGGCTAAAGTGTGTTGAGATCGTGCTTTCTAGTCTCGAGGAGAACACAACCTCGGTATCCGAATTGGAAGTGAAATTGGCATCGTTCGACGAGCTGCCACCGGATCTGAAGGGATTACAGAATGTACTAGAAGATCTGATGGTGCTTCAAAATGCCATCTCTCAACAGCAAACTGCAATGGATAAACTGAACGAAGATACGCAGAACGCAAGACATGTTGTTGAAAAGTCGAGGCCAAGTCATCGTGGCTCTCATTCTGATATGGATCGCTTAGACGACGAAGTGAACAAACTAAACTCCAGATGGACCAATCTCTGTGCTCAGTTGGTCGAAAGAGTTCGCAGCGCGGAAGCAGCTTATGGCCTAGCTCAACAGTTAGAACATGCCTATCGTAACGAGGTTGACTTTATTGACGAATCGTACGAAAAACTCGAGGTGGAGAATGCGAAG AATCTATTGAACAAGGTGGTAGAACGAGCGCCGGCGATCGAAGCAGTAAATGTGACGGGCAGTCGATTGATTCGTGAAGGAAAG ATCTACGGACAAAGGCTTCGAGCGTTCACGGAACAGCTGGAAGATATCTGCCCGTCTTTGGATGCTTCGGTGAAAAAACCGCGACGAGAGTTCGTCTCAACGGTTGATGACGTCGCTCGTGATCTAGATACTCTGAACAAGAGGTACACCACGCTGGTGGATCTTCTTCAGGAACGGGTTACACAGCTGGCAGCGCAACAAACCGAGGAGACATCTCAACAG TTCCAGGAGGCTCTGGAGGGTCTCCAGAAATGGCTAACGGACACAGAGGAAATGGTATCCAACCAGAAATCACCATCATCGGATTACAACGTAGTTAAGGCGCAATTACAAGAGCAAAAATTCCTGAAGAAGATGCTAATGGATCAGCAAAACTCAATGTCCTCCTCGTACAACATGGGCCAAGAAGTGGCGGCTGAAGCGGAGCCTAAGGAACAGAAGAAGATCGAGAAACAACTAAAAGATTTGATGGCAAGATTTGATAATCTTACGGAAAGCGCTGCTAAGAGAATGGAAGCACTTGAACAAGCGATGGGAGTAGCGAAACAGTTCCAGGATAAACTGATACCGCTTCAAACTTGGCTGGACAAGACCGAAAAACGCGTGAGAGATATGGAGTTGGTTCCAACGGACGAGGAAAAAATCCAGCAACGCGTTACCGAACACGATGGTCTTCACGAGGATATTCTGTCAAAGAAACCTGAATTCAGTGAACTTACAGAGGTTGCTAGTCAACTAATGTCTCTGGTAGGCGAAGATGAAGCCGCTGCTTTGGCTGACAAACTTCAGGACGCGGCTGATAGATACGCTGCATTGGTCGAACGATCGGAATCTCTTGGTAACTTGCTTCAACGTTCGAGACAGGGTTTACGTCATCTGGTACTCAGCTATCAAGAACTTCAGGCTTGGATGGAGGGTATGGAAATCAGATTGTCGAAATACAGAGTGCTGGCTGTGCATACGGAGAAGCTTCTTCAACAAATGGAAGACCTAGCTGACTTGACCGAAGAGGTTTCGACTCGACAGACGGAAGTAGACAGTACCACCGATACTGGATTGGAATTAATGAAACACATCTCGAGCGACGAGGCGCTTCAATTGAAAGATAAACTCGATTCTTTGCAACGGCGATTTAATGATTTGGTTAGTCGAGGTTCCGACTTGCTGAAGCACGCGCAAGAGTCTCTTCCATTGGTGCAACAATTCCATGATAATCATAATCGTTTAATGGATTGGATGCAGGCTGCGGAATCGGCTCTGCAATCAGCCGAACCTCGCGAGGATGAAATTATTAGATTAGAAATGGAAATATCGGAATATAGACCAGTTCTAGACAAGATCAACGCCGTTGGACCGCAGTTGTCTCAGTTATCTCCGGGTGAAGGGGCGGCGACTATCGAAGCTCTAGTCATCAGAGACAACAGGAGATTCGCCGCCATTGCCGAGCAGATTCAACGAAAGGCTGAGAGGCTTCAGCTGAGTAAGCAACGTTCGCTGGAAGTGATCGGCGATATCGACGATTTACTAGAATGGTTCCATGAAGTGGATAATCAATTGAGGGAAGCAGAACCACCGAGCAGCGAACCGGAAATCATCAGGGTACAATTGAAGGAGCATAAAGCCTTGAACGACGACATATCCAGTCAGAAAGGACGTGTTAGGGATGTTATATCCACGGCAAAGAAGGTGATCCGTGAAAATGGTCAATACGAGGACAAATCTACGATCAGAGAAAATATGGAGGACTTACGAGAAACCATGGAAATCGTATCCGGTCTTTCAATGGATAGACTCGGTGCTCTGGAACAAGCTTTGCCATTGGCTGAACATTTACGCGACACTCACATTGATTTAGTCAGCTGGTTAGAGGAGGCTGAACAACAAGTCGCAATGCTTCCTATGCCTGCTTTAAGACCCGATCTAATAGCCGCCCAACAGGACAAGAACGAGTTCCTCGTGCAGAGTATCAACGAACACAAACCTTTGGTCGAGAAGCTGAACAAAACTGGTGAAGCATTGTTGAAGCTGTGCAATGAAGAAGAAGGTATCAAAATACAGGACATATTGGAAGCAGACACTACTCGATATGCAGCCCTCAGAGCAGAACTTCGTGGTCGACAGCAGACTCTCGAACAAGCACTTCAGGAATCTTCTCAGTTCTCCGACAAGCTGGAAGGAATGCTGCGTGCTCTCTCATCAACCGCCGATCAAGTAAATGGCGCCGAACCGATCAGCGCTCATCCTGGTCGGTTAAGAGATCAGATGGAAGAGAATTCCGCTCTGGTCGACGAATTGGCTCAAAGATCCGAGGCCTATGCGGCTGTGAGGAGGGCCGCCGATGACGTGATCAGCAAGGCAGGTAATAGAGCTGATCCAGCCGTAAAGGACATCAAACGGAAGCTGGACAAATTGAACAAACTATGGAGCGACGTGCAAAAGTCGACGACCGACAGAGGTCAAACGTTAGACGAAGCTTTGGCGATCGCCGAGAAATTCTGGTCCGAGTTGAATGGCGTGATGTCGACTCTGCGAGAGCTTCAGGATGCTCTTGCTGGTCAGGCGCCACCAGCAGCTCAACCTGCTGCCATCCAACAGCAACAGGTTGCCTTGCAGGAGATTAGGCACGAAATCGACCAAACGAAACCAGATGTCGAGCAAGTACGAGCTTCTGGTCACGAGTTGATGGGTCTTTGCGGTGAGCCAGACAAACCAGATGTTAGAAAGCATATTGAAGATTTGGATCAAGCATGGGATAACGTGACTGCCCTATATGCCAGAAGAGAGGAAAATCTGATCGATGCTATGGAGAAGGCCATGGAGTTCCACGAGACCTTGCAAAATCTTTTGGAGTTCCTACAAGAAGCCGAGGACAAGTTCTCCAGTATGGGACTGCTAGGAAGCGACATCGACGAAGTTAAAAAACAGATCAAACAATTGGCCAATTTCAAAGCCGAAGTAGATCCTCACATGGTCAAGGTCGAAGCTCTAAACAG GAGTCTGATAAG ACAAGCTGCCGAACTGACAGAGAGAACGTCCTCGGAACAAGCTGCGGCCATCAAAGAACCGCTTGGTGCCGTTAACAGACGGTGGGACGGACTGCTTCGAGGTCTCGTGGAGAGGCAAAGACTCTTGGAGAACGCGTTACTACGTCTAGGGCAATTCCAGCACGCTCTAGACGAGTTGTTGGTATGGATCGAGAAGACGGACGACACTTTGGATAACTTGAAGGCCGTGGCCGGCGATCCTCAAGTGATCGAAGTAGAATTAGCTAAACTGAAAGTACTTGTGAATGATATTCAAGCCCATCAGACCAGCGTGGATACTCTGAACGACGCTGGAAGACAGTTAATAGAGGATGGAAAGGGAACAGCCGAAGCTTCGACGACTGCTGAGAAATTAGGCACTTTGAATCGTCGTTGGCGCGATTTGTTGCAACGTGCTGCTGATCGTCAACGAGAACTGGAAGATGCGCTTAGAGAAGCGCAAACCTTTACGGCGGAGATACAGGACCTTTTGTCTTGGCTGGGTGATGTGGACAATACCATAGTAGCTTCGAAACCTGTTGGAGGATTGCCGGAAACGGCTTCAGAACAGTTAGAACGCTTTATGGAAGTGTACAACGAATTGGAACAAAATCGTTTGAAAGTCGAATCGGTTCTTCAACAAGGACAAGCATACTTGAAGCGTGCCGATTCTACTAGTGCCGGTGGTCTGAATCACAACTTGAGGACTTTGAAACAACGATGGGATAATGTGACTGCTCGCGCAAGTGATAAAAAGATCAAGCTTGAGATCGCTCTGAAAGAGGCTACAGAGTTCCACGATGCACTCCAATCGTTTGTCGATTGGTTAACCAACGCGGAGAAGATTCTCACGAATCTGAAACCTGTGTCGAGGGTAATGGAAACTATACTCGGACAGATAGAGGAACACAAAGCGTTTCAGAAAGACGTTGGAGTTCATCGTGAGACTATGCTGAACCTCGATAAGAAGGGCACGCATTTGAAATACTTTTCACAGAAACAGGACGTGATTCTAATCAAAAACTTGTTGATAAGTGTGCAACACAGATGGGAAAGAGTAGTTTCGAAGTCTGCAGAGAGAACCAGGGCTCTTGATCACGGATACAAAGAGGCCAGAGAATTCCACGATGCTTGGTCCAATATAATGAACTGGCTCGACGAAACGGAGAAGACTTTGGACGAGGTTGCCGGTGATGGCGCCCTTGGAGGAAATGATCCAGAGAAGATCAAAGCTAGATTGAATAAGCACCGTGAATTGCAGAAAGCTCTCAGCGCCAAACAGGGTACCTATGACGCAACTATGAAGAATGGAAAATCATTAAAAGACAAAGCGCCTAAAAGCGATGAATTTGCTCTAAAAGAACTTTTGAATGAGTTGAAGAACAAGTGGACCACTGTTTGTGGTAAGTGCGTGGATAGACAGAGGAAGCTCGAGGAAGCATTGTTGTTCTCGGGACAATTCAAGGACGCTATTCAAGCGTTGCTGGAATGGCTTAGTAAGTCTGAGAAGCAGCTGGCGGACACCGGTCCACTTTATGGCGACCTTGATACTGTAATGAATTTGGTTGAACAACATAAGACCTTCGAGAAGGATCTCGAATCCAGAGTCTCTCAGATGGAATCTGTAATCAAAACGGGTCGCGAGCTTCTTGCTAAGGCGACACCTGATGATGCATCTGCTATAGGATCACAGCTTGCTGAAATAAATAATCTTTGGGACACGGTAACCAAGTTGTCCTCTGACAAGACTGAACGACTCCAAGAAGCCCTCAGAGAGGCTGAACGCCTTCACAAGGCAGTTCACGTACTTCTGGAGTGGCTGAGTGATGCTGAGATGAAGCTGAGATTCGCTGGACAGTTGCCGGAAGACGAACAGGAGAGCAGGAATCAGTTGATGGAACACGAAAAGTTCTTGCGTGAATTAAGCaccaaagaaattgaaaaagatcaAACATTGGAGCTGGCTCACGTGATTCTTGCAAAGGCACACCCTGATGGAGCTTTGGTTATCAAACACTGGATCACGATCATTCAGTCCAGATGGGAGGAGGTTTCCACCTGGGCCCAACAAAGGAATCAAAGATTGGAGAATCATATGCGAGGACTTCAG GACCTCGACAATCTTCTGGAAGAACTACTGTCATGGTTAGAAGGTTTGGAGAACACTCTCAACGCTCTTGAAGCTGAGCCTTTACCAGACGATAAAGCTACTTTAGAAATGCTGATTGTGGATCACAGAGAATTTATGGAGAACACCAGTCGAAGACAGAACGAAGTTGACCGCGTCTGCAAAGCCAGACAGATCAAATCTGCGAAAGATACGATGAAGATAACGAAGGCTAAGTCACCTGCTCCAAC CCGAGCCAGCCCAGGCCGTGAGAGAACACCCGATTTGTTGCCGCACATCGGCCCACGGTTTCCACCCAAAGGAAG CAAAGGTGCCGAACCGGAGTTCCGTAGTCCCAGAGTAAAACTGCTGTGGGACAGGTGGAGACACGTTTGGATGTTGGCGTGGGAACGTCAACGTCGTTTACAGGATAAGTATAATTATATCCAAGAACTGGACCGTGTCGCAAACTTCAGCTGGGAGGATTGGCGCAAGAGA TTCCTGAAATTCATGAACCACAAAAAGTCCAGATTAACAGATCTCTTCAGGAAAATGGATAAGAATAACGACGGACTGATTCCACGCGAGGACTTCATTCAAGGAATCATGAACACCA AATTCGAGACTTCACGGTTAGAAATGGGAGCGGTCGCAGATTTGTTCGATCGCCACGGTGAAGGATTGATAGATTGGAAAGAATTCATCGCGGCTCTAAGACCAGACTGGGAGGAACgcagaacgtataacgacacTGACAAGATTCACGATGAAGTGAAACGATTGGTGATGCTTTGTACTTGTCGCCAGAAATTCCGTGTATTTCAAGTTGGCGAAGGAAAATATAGG TTTGGAGACAGTCAAAAGTTGCGGTTGGTTCGGATTCTACGATCGACCGTGATGGTACGAGTCGGTGGTGGATGGGTAGCATTGGacgaatttctattaaaaaatgatCCTTGCCGCG TTTTTCTAATGCCGATACCGGACCCTAACAAACCGGAACAACATGAGGGTTGGTGTCCGCTCG CCAAGGGAAGAACGAATATCGAGCTGCGAGAACAATTCATATTGGCGGATGGCGTCAGCCAGACAATGACGGCGTTCAGATCGAAACCGAGCCCAACCTCGACGCTGCAGCGTACGCCAATCTCATCCGCGAATGCCGGACCCATCACCAAG GTGAGAGAACGCAGCGCTCGCAGCGTTCCCATGGGACAATCACGAGCATCGCGCTCTTCGTTGAGCGCTGGAACGCCGGACAGCCTAAGCGACAACGAGAGCTCCTTCAAGCTTGGCTCCGCCAGAAAAACAAGTACACCCTACAGAAGCTCTATGACACCGG GCGGTAGTCGACCATCGAGTAGACCAACTTCGAGACCAACGTCCAGACCAACCAGTAGACCCGGAAGTAGGCCCGCATCCAGGCAAGGAAGCAAACCACCGAGTCGCTATGGTTCCACACAGTCGTTAGATAGTACTG ATGATTCGACAAATGTGAGCCGCATTCCACGCAGAACGGCTGTGAGCACGACAGGCAATACTCCCACTTCTAGCAGACACAATAGCGTGTCGGGAAAGCGCTTATCGGTGAACGGTTCGAGCTCACGACCTCGAACGCCCACCGGCCTGGTTAGTCCTGCCAGTGGTGTTCCAGCGAG gtTTGGCACGATCCATAGAGCTTCGAGCATTCCAACCCTGACTGGTGTCGGCACACCGATCAG CCGTTCGAGGATCCCCGTATATGTGGGCACGGATATAAAATCCCCACAATCGACGACCAGCAATATTTCCACTCATTCTACGCAAAGCAACTACTCGACGGTTTCTACCGATTCTACCGG GAGCAGCTCGATGTGTACAAATTCAGCAACTAACACCTCGTCGGCCGTTAAGCGAGCTAG AACAAGGACACCGTCCAGTGGATCGAGCACGCCACTGCCGCCTTCTTTGAAGCTATCGAGGAAACCTTCTGGAGCATCGGATACGTCCGTATCGACCACACCGGCCACTAAACGAAAAGGCAAACCAACGCCGATCGACCAACGGGCGCCATTCCGATTGTAG